A genomic window from Pseudoalteromonas piratica includes:
- the xseA gene encoding exodeoxyribonuclease VII large subunit translates to MLQNQIQKTYTVSLLNKEIRYLLEQNFYSLQLTGEISNFISPSSGHWYFSLKDDNAQIRAAMWRGNNRSATFKPKNGDQVLVRARVSLYEPRGDYQLIVEHIEPAGEGQLKQQFDALKMQLAGEGLFASEFKKPLPNNIRRLGVITSPTGAAIKDILTVLEKRAPQLEVVIYPALVQGNEAHTQLIEQLQLANQRNEVDVIILGRGGGSMEDLWCFNHEMLARAIFNSHIPVVSAVGHEIDTTISDYVADLRAATPSQAAEIVSPDKNHLTQHIDVLQSQLHQHMRKHLQVASHNYQVLEQRLLRYHPTNRLNQQAQLRDELEIRLLNSINRQLESAKYTQHTLKARLEKATARKTKLSHAGQTLQNLVTRLHSAKKTIRVFRKATCGYWLQIKCHQPTLQY, encoded by the coding sequence ATGTTGCAAAATCAGATACAAAAAACCTATACCGTTTCCCTACTAAACAAAGAAATACGCTATTTACTTGAACAAAATTTCTATTCTTTGCAACTTACTGGGGAAATATCGAACTTTATTTCCCCAAGTTCTGGCCATTGGTATTTCAGTTTAAAAGACGATAACGCGCAAATTCGTGCGGCAATGTGGCGTGGTAATAACCGTAGCGCAACTTTCAAACCAAAAAACGGTGACCAAGTATTAGTACGAGCTCGCGTATCACTGTACGAACCTCGCGGTGATTATCAGCTGATTGTGGAGCACATTGAACCAGCAGGTGAAGGCCAGCTAAAGCAACAGTTTGATGCGCTAAAAATGCAACTAGCTGGCGAAGGCCTATTTGCCAGTGAATTTAAAAAACCGCTACCTAATAACATTCGCCGCTTAGGGGTGATCACCTCTCCGACTGGCGCTGCAATTAAAGATATTCTCACGGTACTCGAAAAACGTGCGCCGCAACTTGAGGTAGTGATTTATCCTGCACTGGTGCAAGGTAATGAAGCTCACACCCAGTTAATAGAACAGTTACAACTCGCGAATCAGCGAAACGAAGTCGATGTGATTATTCTTGGACGAGGTGGTGGCTCAATGGAAGATTTATGGTGCTTTAACCATGAAATGCTTGCACGCGCTATTTTCAACTCACACATTCCTGTAGTGAGTGCTGTTGGTCATGAAATTGATACCACTATTTCTGATTATGTTGCGGACTTACGTGCAGCAACGCCATCGCAAGCAGCTGAAATTGTTAGCCCAGATAAAAATCATTTAACTCAGCATATCGATGTACTGCAAAGCCAATTACATCAACATATGAGAAAACACCTGCAAGTTGCATCACACAATTACCAAGTACTTGAGCAGCGTCTATTACGCTACCACCCAACTAATCGTTTAAACCAACAAGCACAATTACGAGATGAACTCGAAATTCGCTTGCTAAACAGCATAAACCGCCAGCTTGAATCGGCTAAATATACACAACACACTTTAAAAGCAAGATTAGAAAAAGCAACCGCCCGCAAAACCAAACTAAGTCACGCAGGACAAACGCTGCAAAATTTAGTGACACGACTTCATTCAGCCAAGAAAACAATTAGAGTTTTCCGAAAAGCAACTTGCGGGTACTGGCTGCAAATTAAATGCCACCAGCCCACCTTGCAGTATTAG
- a CDS encoding type 2 periplasmic-binding domain-containing protein, with translation MMYRLSFLLFLLVCSGVTLGCEITMGYRTSARLPLIDALPSNNGLYHAIFERAATLINCTLKVKRAPKKRIIKLLKDGNIDFYPGFGFSIERSKDIYFFENGLSSHSIILTHKDITEIKSFDDLNHKVLLKPYGGRKSQVEAAGYLGALWARFGY, from the coding sequence ATGATGTATCGCTTATCTTTTTTATTATTTTTACTGGTTTGCAGCGGTGTTACCTTAGGTTGCGAAATCACCATGGGTTACCGCACAAGTGCTCGCCTACCTTTGATTGATGCTTTGCCATCAAATAACGGACTCTACCATGCTATTTTTGAACGTGCCGCTACGCTTATTAACTGCACGTTAAAAGTAAAAAGAGCACCCAAAAAACGTATTATCAAATTACTCAAAGACGGCAATATCGATTTTTACCCTGGTTTCGGTTTTAGTATTGAACGTAGTAAGGATATTTACTTTTTTGAGAATGGCCTAAGCAGTCATAGCATTATCCTAACGCATAAGGACATAACCGAAATAAAGTCATTTGATGATTTAAACCACAAAGTCTTATTAAAACCTTACGGCGGCAGAAAATCGCAAGTTGAGGCAGCAGGATATCTTGGTGCGTTATGGGCAAGATTTGGGTATTAG
- a CDS encoding MFS transporter has translation MNKNVVLLAFCQGLITTGNILLVTISALVGQALSPSTTFITFPVAMQMFGLLLTTIPASLIMAKTGRKLGFSLGNTIGISGAVLGYFSLIQSQFWLFSFATFLIGIGIGFATLYRFAAIEASDKPAVAISTVMASGVVAAILGPNLAVWVNLHYPTLNYANAFIALAFLYAIALLLLQLVKFNEVSQTQNIGESRSLKTIATSPKFMTAVFIAMVSYTVMNLLMTATPLAMHRHGFDLAESALVIEWHVLGMFLPSFFSGKLIERFGQVTMMYAGIVLIALCCLVNLLGLSHWHFLAALFLLGVGWNFMFISATQMVSQTYLPQERAKAQATNEFLVFSMVTLSALSAGWLEATVGWQTLNLVTLPILLITITWLTVYKLKQKGNLQTNLKAS, from the coding sequence ATGAATAAGAACGTTGTACTTTTGGCTTTTTGCCAAGGACTTATTACTACTGGAAACATCTTACTTGTGACGATTTCTGCGCTCGTTGGGCAAGCATTAAGTCCCAGTACGACGTTTATCACCTTCCCTGTGGCTATGCAAATGTTTGGACTATTGTTAACCACTATTCCAGCGTCATTGATTATGGCAAAAACAGGTCGCAAACTTGGCTTTAGTCTAGGCAATACCATTGGAATAAGTGGTGCTGTACTAGGTTATTTTAGTTTAATACAAAGTCAGTTTTGGTTATTTAGCTTTGCCACTTTCTTAATTGGCATTGGTATAGGCTTTGCCACGCTCTATCGCTTTGCTGCAATTGAAGCAAGCGACAAACCAGCTGTGGCAATATCAACCGTAATGGCAAGTGGTGTTGTCGCCGCGATACTTGGCCCCAATTTAGCGGTATGGGTCAACCTTCACTATCCAACATTAAACTATGCAAATGCGTTTATTGCCCTTGCGTTTTTATACGCCATTGCACTGCTACTGTTGCAGCTCGTTAAATTTAATGAAGTGTCACAGACACAAAATATTGGAGAAAGCAGATCATTAAAAACCATCGCCACTTCACCTAAATTTATGACCGCGGTGTTTATTGCCATGGTGAGTTACACGGTTATGAACTTATTGATGACGGCAACGCCACTGGCAATGCATCGCCATGGCTTTGACTTAGCAGAATCTGCATTAGTGATTGAATGGCACGTATTGGGCATGTTTTTACCGTCATTTTTTAGCGGCAAATTAATAGAACGTTTTGGCCAAGTCACCATGATGTATGCTGGAATAGTATTGATAGCGCTCTGCTGCTTAGTAAATTTGCTTGGTTTAAGCCATTGGCACTTTTTAGCAGCACTGTTTTTATTAGGCGTAGGTTGGAATTTTATGTTTATCAGCGCGACACAAATGGTGAGCCAAACTTACCTACCGCAAGAGCGTGCTAAAGCCCAAGCCACCAATGAGTTTTTAGTGTTTAGCATGGTAACCCTCTCTGCATTAAGTGCAGGTTGGTTAGAAGCCACCGTAGGCTGGCAGACTTTAAACCTTGTTACCTTGCCGATTTTACTTATCACAATTACGTGGTTAACAGTTTATAAGTTAAAACAAAAAGGTAACTTACAAACCAATTTAAAAGCGAGTTAA
- a CDS encoding LysR family transcriptional regulator, whose protein sequence is MNTSLLSNLHTFVVAAEQLNFSRASDLLHITPSAVSHQMKQLETHLDVKLFVRKSKGVALTNEAKLLYSSVKKAFSEIESGVEKAQAPNTQKLVIAAIPSVVSCVLVNKLAELQALLPNYQIQFISQHHIVNFEQQNIDCHIHFGNGKYANAVAKKLANEVVYPVCAPNVINQHNALKLIQYAAGMEDKPGGLSWQQWQKHFNLPMQSPCLVFDEVGLALSAAQQAQGKTLAWHQLAKHAISQNQLDRIGTEQITLPFSYYFVTHKDYSERDELKLLFTWLEQLFCP, encoded by the coding sequence ATGAACACTAGCCTGTTATCCAATTTACACACCTTTGTTGTGGCCGCTGAACAGCTTAACTTTAGCCGAGCAAGCGATTTACTTCACATAACGCCAAGTGCGGTAAGTCACCAAATGAAACAGTTAGAAACGCATTTAGATGTGAAATTATTTGTTCGCAAATCAAAAGGGGTAGCACTTACCAATGAAGCGAAACTGCTTTATAGCTCAGTAAAAAAAGCCTTTTCAGAAATAGAGTCTGGTGTTGAAAAAGCGCAAGCGCCGAACACCCAAAAGCTGGTTATAGCGGCTATCCCGAGTGTTGTTTCTTGTGTATTAGTGAATAAATTAGCCGAGCTGCAAGCTTTGTTACCTAACTATCAAATACAATTTATTAGTCAGCATCACATTGTTAACTTTGAACAGCAAAATATTGATTGTCATATTCACTTTGGTAATGGCAAATATGCTAATGCAGTTGCTAAAAAATTGGCAAATGAAGTTGTGTATCCGGTGTGTGCACCGAATGTGATTAATCAACATAACGCATTGAAGCTTATTCAGTATGCTGCCGGAATGGAAGATAAGCCCGGAGGCTTAAGCTGGCAACAGTGGCAAAAGCACTTTAATCTTCCCATGCAATCACCCTGTTTGGTTTTTGATGAGGTGGGGCTTGCATTAAGTGCAGCGCAGCAAGCGCAGGGTAAGACATTGGCTTGGCATCAATTAGCGAAACATGCGATTTCTCAAAACCAACTGGATCGTATTGGCACTGAGCAAATAACACTGCCTTTTAGCTATTATTTTGTTACTCACAAAGATTACAGTGAGCGCGATGAACTTAAACTGCTTTTTACTTGGTTAGAGCAGTTATTTTGTCCTTAA
- a CDS encoding OsmC family protein, whose translation MSQHSAHIEWQKAPNEMFIDGRYNRVHQWRFDGGFSMPASPSPMIVLPPFSNPDFVDPEEAFIASLASCHMLFFLHFAANQGIVIEGYTDNPVGELAKNDEGKLCITSVTLKPEVILAEQSIAHKKSLVELHHQAHEACFLARSVNFEINITLNE comes from the coding sequence ATGTCGCAACACAGTGCTCATATTGAATGGCAAAAAGCGCCTAATGAAATGTTTATTGATGGACGTTACAACCGAGTTCATCAATGGCGTTTTGATGGCGGCTTTTCAATGCCTGCCTCACCCTCTCCAATGATAGTGCTCCCCCCTTTTTCTAACCCTGATTTTGTCGACCCTGAAGAAGCCTTTATTGCATCGCTTGCAAGTTGTCATATGTTATTTTTTCTGCACTTTGCCGCTAATCAAGGTATTGTGATTGAAGGTTATACTGATAACCCAGTTGGCGAACTTGCTAAGAACGATGAAGGCAAACTATGTATTACGAGTGTCACGTTAAAACCTGAGGTGATATTGGCAGAGCAATCAATTGCGCATAAAAAAAGCTTGGTAGAGTTACACCACCAAGCTCATGAAGCCTGCTTTTTAGCGCGCTCCGTTAATTTTGAGATTAATATAACATTAAACGAATAA
- a CDS encoding tetratricopeptide repeat protein — protein MKVLIILLALATSGCAYKTAPKQISEPKHTLEHSVQAIKTNKLLEISHQHIFDLPQAERFKVLEHMQRKPENKTAYDHLYKYLESKLANFNYYGNTLTAAESIYKKGGNCLSLAILTSAYAQLVDIEYGFDLISSSPLYLRQDGLDLISNHVRTKLFASQAETEQQLLSLRGGIIVDYFPARRTHIKKNIDHDYFISLYYQNLASEAIANNHYEAALAIAKQGVLISPQNLNLLNTLAVSLSRLKRYDEAESIYQQGLNVAPDNLDILINYRILAKNIKDNETVNRITTRINNSNDPTPFAWLNLADEAFHNKDYQLAIKYYKQAAKFAPYLRNAYQGLGRSYLKLNNAGKAKNAFETALKLTHDDNLEEMYQTKITKLQVYLNKNNTHY, from the coding sequence TTGAAAGTACTGATCATATTACTGGCTTTAGCTACTTCTGGGTGTGCATATAAAACTGCGCCAAAACAAATTAGTGAGCCTAAACATACGCTCGAACATTCTGTGCAAGCGATTAAAACCAATAAGCTTCTAGAGATCTCACACCAACATATTTTTGATTTACCCCAAGCTGAGCGCTTCAAAGTACTTGAACATATGCAGCGTAAGCCAGAAAACAAGACAGCATACGATCATCTCTATAAATACTTAGAGAGCAAACTTGCTAACTTTAATTACTATGGCAATACATTAACGGCAGCTGAGTCTATTTATAAAAAAGGAGGAAATTGTTTATCGCTGGCAATATTAACCTCGGCTTATGCTCAGTTAGTCGACATTGAGTATGGGTTTGATCTTATCTCAAGTAGTCCCTTGTATTTGAGACAAGATGGCTTAGATCTAATTTCTAACCACGTAAGAACTAAGCTGTTCGCATCTCAGGCGGAAACAGAGCAACAGCTACTCTCATTAAGAGGAGGTATAATCGTCGATTACTTTCCAGCAAGAAGAACACATATCAAAAAAAACATCGATCATGACTATTTTATCAGCCTTTACTATCAAAACTTAGCATCTGAAGCGATTGCGAATAACCACTATGAAGCAGCGCTTGCAATAGCAAAACAAGGCGTGCTTATTTCTCCCCAAAACTTAAATTTACTTAATACGTTGGCTGTTAGTTTATCTCGATTAAAACGCTATGATGAAGCTGAAAGTATCTATCAACAAGGGCTAAACGTCGCACCTGATAATCTCGATATTTTAATCAACTATCGGATTTTGGCAAAAAACATCAAAGACAATGAAACAGTTAATCGCATCACAACTAGAATAAACAATTCCAATGATCCGACACCATTTGCCTGGCTTAATTTAGCTGACGAAGCATTTCACAATAAGGATTATCAACTGGCTATTAAATACTACAAACAAGCGGCCAAATTTGCACCTTATCTCAGGAATGCTTACCAAGGGTTAGGGCGTTCTTACTTAAAGTTAAATAATGCAGGTAAGGCAAAAAATGCTTTTGAAACAGCACTTAAATTAACCCATGATGACAACCTCGAAGAGATGTACCAAACAAAGATCACTAAGCTTCAGGTTTATTTAAATAAAAATAACACACATTATTAG
- a CDS encoding M16 family metallopeptidase, producing MKLKLVAASVAIALSLAGCNSTTSSDSAQAETSVKAENKVFAQEYVLEELDNGLRVMVVKTDYPDVVSLQIPVSVGSRNEVEAGKTGFAHFFEHMMFKGSEKFPQDVYSDILKNSGVDNRAYTTNDYTNYHLNFSKQHLETVLEIKGDIFQNLKYTESQFRTEALTVKGEYLKNNANPIRQLLSAVRNEAFEKHTYKHTTMGFFEDIEKMPDQMAYGEEFFKKFYKPEYVSLIITGDVDPNDTIELVKKHWGNWQRGDYVADIPVEPKQTAAKYLHKQSEGLPGHWLLVSYKGPAWQPTEKDRAAVDLISQLYFSNNSALYQELVVEKQLASQMFTYNAETKDPGLLHVFVKVEKEDDLAKVRDAINRTYAKARTELVDSDKLANLKSNLKYSFVNGLDSSQAIASTLASYMHFERDPEVINQLYATADSISAEDIREIANKYFIDSGRTTVTMSALESVKGFEQEVDLNATVAELNKPQGDAKFSVLDMRSSSPLVDVNLLFYTGAAADPEGKKGLAAITANMIARGGSESRSYKEIQKALYPIAGSFGVQIDKEMVSFRGRVNKDKVDEWYKIVSDQLLNPGWREDDFKRLKKEQLDGIKAGLKASNDEELGKEVLYSKLYQGHAYESYNYGDISDLEALTLEDLKAFYKAEFTQAKLNVGISGAMSDAAKAKLLKDLSTLPEGSEKRLTIADAPKLEGRHATIVEKPAKSTAVSFGFPIDTIRSDKDWAALWLMRSYFGEHRNSNSFLYQRIRQIRGMNYGDYAYIEYFPRGMYQTKPDANLGRSEQIFQIWLRPLRSNNDAHFATRVAQYELDKLIENGMSKEDFESTRNFLTNFVPQMVASQDRQLGYALDSKFYNTDEFVAYVRKQLASLTVEDVNRVIRDNLQNKNIHYVFITGDAKDMKARLANETVSPLKYNAEKPKSLTDEDKVIESYKLAIDKANIEVMDVKDVFK from the coding sequence ATGAAACTTAAATTGGTTGCAGCAAGTGTAGCAATTGCACTATCACTTGCTGGTTGTAATAGCACAACATCTTCAGATAGTGCACAAGCAGAGACGTCAGTAAAAGCTGAAAACAAAGTATTTGCTCAAGAATATGTGCTAGAAGAGCTCGATAACGGCCTTCGTGTAATGGTGGTTAAAACAGATTACCCAGATGTAGTGTCACTGCAAATTCCAGTATCAGTGGGTTCACGTAACGAAGTTGAAGCAGGTAAAACTGGTTTTGCACACTTCTTTGAGCATATGATGTTTAAAGGTTCTGAGAAATTCCCACAAGATGTTTACTCAGACATTCTTAAAAATTCAGGTGTCGATAACCGCGCTTATACTACAAACGATTACACTAACTACCACCTTAATTTCTCAAAACAGCACTTAGAAACTGTGCTTGAAATTAAAGGCGATATTTTCCAAAACCTAAAATACACTGAATCACAATTTAGAACAGAAGCGCTGACGGTTAAAGGTGAGTACCTTAAGAATAATGCCAACCCAATTCGTCAGTTATTAAGTGCAGTGCGAAACGAAGCGTTTGAAAAGCATACCTACAAGCACACGACTATGGGCTTTTTTGAAGACATCGAAAAAATGCCAGATCAAATGGCTTACGGTGAAGAGTTCTTTAAAAAGTTTTATAAGCCTGAATATGTTTCGCTCATTATTACCGGTGATGTAGACCCGAACGATACCATTGAACTGGTTAAAAAGCATTGGGGTAACTGGCAGCGTGGCGATTATGTTGCTGATATTCCCGTAGAGCCAAAGCAAACCGCGGCAAAATACCTCCATAAACAAAGTGAAGGTTTACCGGGTCACTGGTTACTTGTTTCTTACAAGGGGCCTGCGTGGCAACCGACGGAAAAAGACCGTGCTGCAGTAGATTTAATCTCGCAATTATATTTCTCAAATAACTCAGCGCTATACCAAGAGTTAGTTGTAGAGAAACAACTCGCTAGTCAGATGTTTACTTATAACGCTGAAACGAAAGACCCTGGTTTATTACATGTATTTGTAAAAGTTGAAAAAGAAGATGATTTAGCAAAAGTTCGTGATGCGATTAATCGTACTTATGCAAAAGCGCGTACCGAGTTAGTCGATTCTGATAAGCTTGCTAATTTAAAATCGAACCTAAAATACAGCTTTGTGAATGGTCTAGATTCATCACAAGCAATTGCGTCAACCCTTGCAAGTTACATGCATTTTGAGCGTGACCCAGAAGTGATTAACCAGCTTTACGCAACGGCAGATAGTATTTCAGCTGAAGATATTCGTGAAATTGCTAATAAGTACTTTATTGACTCGGGTCGTACAACTGTGACTATGTCGGCGCTTGAATCGGTTAAAGGGTTTGAGCAAGAAGTGGACTTAAACGCGACTGTTGCCGAATTAAATAAGCCGCAAGGCGATGCTAAATTCTCTGTACTTGATATGCGCAGCAGCTCACCGCTAGTTGATGTGAATCTATTATTCTACACAGGTGCAGCAGCAGATCCTGAAGGTAAAAAAGGCCTTGCAGCAATTACAGCTAATATGATTGCACGTGGTGGCTCTGAGTCGCGCTCATACAAGGAAATTCAAAAAGCGCTTTACCCAATTGCTGGTAGCTTTGGCGTACAGATTGATAAAGAAATGGTGTCATTCCGTGGCCGTGTTAATAAAGACAAGGTAGATGAGTGGTACAAAATTGTTAGTGACCAACTACTTAATCCAGGTTGGCGTGAAGACGACTTTAAGCGTTTAAAGAAAGAGCAGCTAGATGGCATCAAAGCAGGCCTTAAAGCATCTAACGATGAAGAGCTTGGCAAAGAAGTGTTATACAGCAAGCTTTACCAAGGCCATGCATATGAAAGCTACAACTATGGTGATATTTCTGATTTAGAAGCACTCACACTTGAAGACTTAAAAGCATTTTATAAAGCTGAATTTACCCAAGCTAAATTAAATGTCGGTATTTCAGGTGCCATGTCAGATGCAGCAAAAGCGAAGCTGCTTAAAGACTTAAGCACACTTCCTGAAGGCAGTGAAAAGCGCTTAACGATTGCTGATGCGCCTAAGTTGGAAGGTCGTCATGCAACTATCGTTGAAAAACCAGCTAAATCAACAGCGGTAAGCTTTGGTTTCCCGATTGATACGATTCGTAGCGATAAAGATTGGGCGGCACTTTGGTTAATGCGTTCTTACTTTGGTGAGCACCGTAACTCAAACAGCTTCTTATATCAGCGTATTCGCCAAATTCGTGGTATGAACTATGGTGATTACGCGTATATTGAGTACTTCCCACGTGGTATGTATCAAACTAAACCAGATGCTAACTTAGGTCGTTCTGAGCAGATTTTCCAAATCTGGTTGCGTCCACTACGCTCTAACAATGATGCGCACTTTGCAACACGTGTTGCGCAATACGAGCTTGATAAGCTAATTGAAAACGGCATGAGCAAAGAAGATTTCGAATCAACTCGTAACTTCTTAACTAACTTTGTGCCGCAAATGGTTGCAAGCCAAGATCGCCAGTTAGGTTATGCACTTGATAGCAAGTTCTACAATACTGATGAATTTGTTGCGTATGTTCGTAAGCAGCTTGCGAGCTTAACCGTTGAAGATGTAAACCGTGTTATTCGTGACAACCTGCAAAATAAAAACATTCACTATGTATTTATTACCGGTGATGCGAAAGACATGAAAGCACGCTTAGCAAACGAAACGGTTTCTCCGCTTAAATACAATGCTGAAAAACCAAAATCACTTACTGATGAAGATAAGGTAATTGAAAGCTACAAGCTAGCTATCGATAAAGCCAACATCGAAGTGATGGATGTAAAAGACGTTTTTAAGTAA
- a CDS encoding ABC transporter substrate-binding protein, protein MIKTLNFVVALILMFSSSVSAELDILFVNPSIPNEPFWQSVEEITQSAALQFDTKLKVIYGMGNRIVQLESVKSYLAKNKKPQYAIVLNYPGGSHALMSLLDEHKIKFVTLEQTIFDEEREKIGLAGQHYKHWIGEIYFDNHQAGKQLAKALALLKNAKLPNKETQVVAINGHYGSESQARFNGMREYFENNQGIVYQAVHAGWSEQIAYKQTKALLARFPEVNVIWAASDLMALGASEAAVDSGKIPNKDIFIGGFDWLTRAVKAVEKQSLSASIGGHKVMGAWALISIILHNSGQDLFAKQDKKKLTFNLDVLTKQNVAHYQAHKTKINWEDYNFKALKEKVALSHSIADLSPLNPNEHN, encoded by the coding sequence ATGATTAAAACGCTTAACTTTGTAGTTGCATTAATTCTAATGTTCTCAAGCTCTGTGAGCGCTGAACTCGATATATTATTTGTCAATCCATCCATCCCGAATGAACCTTTTTGGCAAAGTGTAGAGGAAATCACCCAATCAGCTGCGCTGCAATTTGATACTAAATTGAAAGTGATTTATGGCATGGGAAACCGGATTGTTCAGTTGGAATCTGTTAAATCTTATCTAGCCAAAAATAAAAAACCTCAGTACGCCATCGTATTAAATTACCCAGGTGGTTCACATGCATTAATGTCCTTATTAGATGAGCATAAGATTAAATTTGTCACCTTAGAGCAAACCATTTTTGATGAGGAACGTGAGAAAATAGGACTTGCTGGTCAACATTATAAACATTGGATAGGTGAAATTTATTTCGATAATCATCAGGCGGGTAAACAATTAGCCAAGGCGCTAGCATTACTTAAAAATGCGAAATTGCCTAACAAGGAAACCCAAGTTGTAGCAATAAACGGGCACTATGGCAGTGAATCACAAGCGCGATTTAATGGCATGAGAGAGTACTTTGAAAATAATCAGGGCATCGTTTATCAAGCGGTCCATGCGGGATGGTCAGAGCAAATTGCTTACAAGCAAACCAAAGCATTACTTGCACGCTTTCCGGAGGTTAATGTGATATGGGCTGCATCAGATTTAATGGCTTTAGGCGCCAGTGAAGCCGCGGTTGACAGTGGTAAAATACCGAATAAAGACATTTTTATTGGCGGTTTTGATTGGCTTACAAGAGCGGTTAAAGCAGTTGAAAAACAATCCCTAAGTGCTTCTATTGGCGGCCATAAAGTGATGGGGGCGTGGGCGCTGATCAGTATTATTCTGCACAACTCAGGTCAAGATCTGTTTGCAAAACAAGATAAGAAGAAACTTACTTTTAACCTTGATGTGTTAACCAAGCAAAATGTTGCTCATTATCAAGCGCACAAAACAAAAATTAACTGGGAAGATTACAACTTTAAAGCGCTTAAAGAAAAAGTGGCATTAAGCCACTCTATCGCAGATTTAAGCCCATTAAACCCAAATGAACATAATTAG